A region from the Benincasa hispida cultivar B227 chromosome 10, ASM972705v1, whole genome shotgun sequence genome encodes:
- the LOC120088314 gene encoding probable flavin-containing monooxygenase 1 gives MESKKVAIIGAGISGLAACKFTLSKGFTPIVFEARGDIGGVWTETLQTTALQTRKDMFQFSDYPWPKSVTEAFPRYNQVLDYLRSYAEHFGLLKHIRLNSRVLSIDCEGCSDEEIEGWSFWGGSGDAFAEGRKWRLNIVDARTNVPVEEVVVDFVVLCIGRFSDVPNIPEYPPNGGPEAFKAGKVLHSLEFSAMDFDTASNLIKDKQVTIVGFMKSGIDLAMECANANGPKKPCTVLHRTKHWSIIDYYAWGIPLAFLYMNRFSELLIHKPGEGFLLYLIALLLSPIRWLFSKIVETYLTKKLGLAKYGMIPTQSFLQDISSCLFAIMPENFYDKVEDGSIILKKSQGFRFCEEGIMIEGETEPIRSDLVILATGFKGDQKLKEIFASCTFRDYMTFHDLAVPMYRQCIHPRIPQLAVIGFSESASNLYTSEIRCRWLAEFMDGTFKLPSIKEMEKDIANWEKSLKLYAGPFYKRASIAILHIWYNDQLCKDMGWNPRRKKGFFADLCLPYGPSDYASP, from the exons ATGGAATCGAAAAAAGTGGCGATAATCGGAGCCGGAATAAGCGGATTAGCTGCCTGCAAATTCACTTTATCCAAAGGATTTACTCCGATTGTGTTCGAGGCCAGAGGCGACATTGGCGGCGTTTGGACCGAGACGCTCCAGACGACGGCGCTGCAGACGCGGAAAGACATGTTCCAGTTCTCCGATTACCCTTGGCCGAAATCTGTGACTGAAGCATTTCCGAGATATAATCAAGTTCTCGATTACCTCAGATCTTACGCTGAACATTTCGGATTGTTGAAGCATATCAGATTAAACTCCAGAGTTCTTAGTATCGATTGTGAAGGCTGCTCTGATGAGGAGATTGAAGGTTGGAGTTTTTGGGGCGGCTCCGGCGACGCTTTCGCTGAAGGGCGTAAATGGAGGCTCAATATCGTTGATGCTCGAACTAATGTTCCGGTCGAG GAGGTGGTGGTAGATTTCGTAGTACTCTGCATCGGCAGATTCAGCGACGTTCCAAACATCCCTGAATACCCTCCCAATGGAGGCCCCGAAGCTTTCAAAGCCGGTAAAGTTCTTCATTCTTTGGAATTTTCCGCCATGGATTTCGACACTGCTTCGAATCTCATCAAGGACAAGCAAGTCACCATCGTCGGTTTCATGAAATCCGGTATCGACCTCGCCATGGAATGCGCCAACGCCAATG GCCCAAAGAAACCCTGCACGGTGCTCCACAGAACCAAGCACTGGAGCATTATTGATTATTATGCATGGGGGATCCCTCTGGCTTTTCTCTACATGAATCGATTCTCCGAGCTTCTGATTCACAAACCTGGCGAGGGTTTCCTTCTCTATCTCATCGCCCTCCTTCTTTCCCCAATT AGATGGTTGTTCTCTAAGATCGTGGAAACCTACCTTACGAAGAAGCTAGGATTGGCCAAATACGGGATGATTCCGACCCAAAGCTTTCTGCAGGATATCAGCTCGTGTTTATTTGCAATAATGCCTGAGAATTTCTACGACAAAGTGGAGGATGGAAGCATTATCCTTAAGAAATCACAGGGTTTCAGGTTTTGTGAAGAGGGGATCATGATCGAAGGAGAGACCGAACCGATTCGCTCAGATTTGGTCATTTTGGCTACTGGATTCAAAGGTGATCAAAAGCTTAAAGAGATATTTGCTTCCTGTACGTTTCGAGATTACATGACGTTTCACGATTTAGCAGTTCCCATGTACAG GCAATGCATTCACCCTAGAATCCCACAGCTAGCTGTGATTGGATTTTCAGAAAGCGCTTCAAACTTATACACCTCAGAGATACGGTGTCGATGGTTGGCGGAGTTTATGGACGGCACATTCAAGCTACCGAGCATCAAGGAGATGGAGAAGGACATAGCCAACTGGGAGAAGAGTTTGAAGCTTTACGCGGGGCCTTTCTACAAGCGAGCTTCCATTGCCATTTTGCATATTTGGTACAATGATCAGCTCTGCAAAGACATGGGGTGGAACCCTAGGAGGAAAAAGGGCTTCTTTGCTGACTTGTGTTTGCCTTATGGCCCTTCAGACTATGCCTCACCTTGA